The following coding sequences are from one Streptomyces sp. NBC_01232 window:
- a CDS encoding class I SAM-dependent methyltransferase — protein sequence MFSSHGPSVRELAVQGLSSVERGYDLLAPKFDHTPFRTPDRMLDAVEETLAQYEGTFGAGLDVCCGTGAGIAMLHRLCRGRVTGVDLSAGMLAEAERRYGSDSARVDFVRADARALPPALADGYDLAVSFGAFGHFLPSERPALFAGIHSALREGGLFAFPIGAPLPLGSPVWWATTGFDAAMRVRNAVWRPPFVMYYRTFPLGGVRTDLRAAGFTVETVPLDHFGRRPDGTPHWRLLLARRR from the coding sequence GTGTTCTCCTCCCACGGGCCGAGCGTCCGCGAACTGGCAGTGCAGGGCCTCTCCTCGGTCGAGCGGGGCTACGACCTCCTCGCGCCGAAGTTCGACCACACCCCCTTCCGCACCCCGGACCGCATGCTCGACGCCGTCGAGGAGACCCTCGCCCAGTACGAGGGCACCTTCGGTGCGGGCCTGGACGTGTGCTGCGGCACGGGCGCCGGGATCGCCATGCTGCACCGGCTGTGCCGGGGGCGCGTGACGGGCGTCGACCTCAGCGCGGGCATGCTCGCGGAGGCGGAGCGCCGGTACGGCTCGGACAGTGCGCGCGTGGACTTCGTACGGGCCGACGCGCGGGCCCTGCCGCCCGCCCTCGCGGACGGCTACGACCTGGCGGTCAGCTTCGGGGCCTTCGGGCACTTCCTCCCGTCGGAGCGCCCCGCGCTCTTCGCCGGGATCCACTCCGCCCTGCGCGAGGGCGGCCTCTTCGCGTTCCCGATCGGCGCCCCGCTCCCGCTCGGCTCACCGGTGTGGTGGGCGACGACGGGCTTCGACGCGGCGATGCGGGTGCGCAACGCGGTGTGGCGCCCCCCGTTCGTCATGTACTACCGCACCTTCCCGCTCGGCGGGGTCCGCACGGACCTCCGGGCGGCCGGCTTCACGGTCGAGACGGTCCCCCTGGACCACTTCGGCCGCCGCCCGGACGGCACCCCCCACTGGCGGCTCCTCCTGGCCCGCCGCCGGTAG
- a CDS encoding Uma2 family endonuclease, producing the protein MAAELPEWMLPPRPSGWEADDLDHLPQAPRHTELIDGALIFMMSPQRSWHSRLVENLTFSLRHAAPDGVEIEREMTVRLDKKSRPEPDILAATVAYDPDRTRYLPDEVALVIEVVSEESADRDRSIKPFKYAQAGIPHFWRVEDEESGPAVHVYELDTVTRSYVATGIHREWLKVAVPFPATIDLGGLVP; encoded by the coding sequence ATGGCCGCCGAGCTCCCCGAATGGATGCTCCCGCCCCGCCCGAGCGGCTGGGAAGCGGATGACCTCGATCACCTGCCCCAGGCTCCCCGGCACACCGAGCTCATCGACGGAGCGCTGATCTTCATGATGTCCCCGCAGCGGTCCTGGCACTCCCGGCTCGTGGAGAACCTGACCTTCAGCCTGCGCCACGCCGCGCCGGACGGCGTCGAGATCGAACGGGAGATGACCGTCCGACTCGACAAGAAGAGCCGCCCCGAACCGGACATCCTGGCCGCGACGGTCGCGTACGACCCCGACCGCACCCGGTACCTCCCGGACGAAGTCGCCCTGGTGATCGAAGTCGTGTCGGAGGAGTCGGCGGACCGCGATCGCTCCATCAAGCCCTTCAAGTACGCCCAGGCGGGGATTCCCCACTTCTGGCGTGTCGAGGACGAGGAGAGCGGTCCCGCCGTCCACGTCTACGAGCTGGACACCGTCACCCGGAGCTACGTCGCCACGGGAATTCACCGGGAGTGGCTCAAGGTGGCGGTTCCGTTCCCCGCGACCATCGATCTGGGCGGCCTCGTCCCCTGA
- a CDS encoding FadD3 family acyl-CoA ligase: MGDYGRDDRNDLRHGDRREDVRGDLRWGSIAGLVRAAAAQYADREAVVDGRARISYTQLGERVERAAAACIAAGTEPGDRVAVWAPNTLEWIVSALGAVSAGAVLVPLNTRFKGAEAAYVLERSRARLLFVTGTFLGTSYVASLRRAAAEGSGTGPLPGLPHLEQVVVLSDDAPDSFRTWKDFLAGGDGVPAAAVRERAAAIRPESPSDIIFTSGTTGSPKGAVITHAQSLRCYDVWSELAGLREGDRYLIVNPFFHTFGYKAGIIACLMRGATMVPQPVFNVDTVLANVAAERISVLPGPPTLHQSLLDHPQRAHHDLSALRLVVTGAAVVPLRLVERLRGELRIATVLTAYGLSEASGIVTMCRRGDPAEIISATSGRAIPGTEVAIVDADGQPQPAGRTGEILVRGHHVMQGYFEDPEETARAITADGWLHTGDVGFMDGDGNLRITDRIKDMFIVGGFNAYPAEIEQLIGLHPDIADVAVIGIPDPRLGEVGKAYAVRRSGSTLTADDLIAWSRREMANYKVPRAVEFVTELPRNASGKILKRELRTG, from the coding sequence ATGGGCGACTACGGGCGCGACGACCGGAACGACCTCCGGCACGGCGACCGGCGCGAGGACGTACGCGGAGACCTGCGCTGGGGCAGCATCGCCGGGCTGGTCCGGGCGGCAGCGGCACAGTACGCCGACCGCGAGGCCGTCGTCGACGGGCGCGCCCGGATCAGTTACACGCAGCTCGGCGAACGCGTCGAGCGCGCCGCGGCCGCCTGCATCGCCGCCGGGACCGAGCCCGGCGACCGGGTCGCCGTCTGGGCGCCCAACACCCTGGAGTGGATCGTCTCCGCCCTCGGCGCCGTCTCGGCGGGCGCCGTGCTCGTCCCCCTCAACACCCGTTTCAAGGGCGCGGAGGCCGCGTACGTCCTGGAACGCAGCCGGGCCCGGCTGCTCTTCGTCACCGGCACCTTCCTCGGCACCTCCTACGTCGCCTCCCTGCGCCGCGCCGCCGCCGAGGGCTCCGGCACCGGCCCGCTGCCCGGACTGCCGCACCTGGAACAGGTCGTCGTCCTCTCCGACGACGCCCCCGACTCCTTCCGCACCTGGAAGGACTTCCTCGCGGGCGGGGACGGCGTACCGGCCGCGGCGGTGCGCGAACGCGCCGCCGCGATCCGCCCCGAATCCCCCTCCGACATCATCTTCACCTCCGGCACCACCGGCAGCCCCAAGGGCGCGGTCATCACCCATGCCCAGTCGCTGCGCTGCTACGACGTGTGGAGCGAGCTCGCCGGACTGCGCGAGGGCGACCGCTACCTGATCGTGAACCCCTTCTTCCACACCTTCGGCTACAAGGCAGGGATCATCGCCTGCCTGATGCGCGGGGCCACGATGGTCCCGCAGCCCGTCTTCAACGTGGACACCGTCCTCGCGAACGTCGCCGCCGAGCGGATCTCCGTACTCCCCGGGCCGCCCACCCTCCACCAGTCGCTCCTCGACCACCCCCAGCGCGCCCACCACGACCTCTCCGCCCTGCGCCTGGTCGTCACCGGCGCGGCCGTGGTCCCGCTCCGGCTCGTCGAGCGGCTGCGCGGCGAGCTGCGCATCGCCACGGTCCTCACCGCCTACGGGCTCTCCGAGGCGAGCGGCATCGTCACCATGTGCCGCCGCGGAGACCCCGCGGAGATCATCTCCGCGACCTCCGGCCGGGCCATCCCGGGCACCGAGGTGGCCATCGTGGACGCGGACGGGCAGCCGCAGCCGGCCGGGCGCACGGGCGAGATCCTGGTCCGCGGCCACCACGTCATGCAGGGCTACTTCGAGGACCCCGAGGAGACCGCGAGGGCGATCACCGCAGACGGGTGGCTGCACACCGGCGACGTGGGGTTCATGGACGGGGACGGGAACCTGCGCATCACCGACCGGATCAAGGACATGTTCATCGTCGGCGGTTTCAACGCCTACCCCGCCGAGATCGAACAACTCATCGGACTGCACCCCGACATCGCGGACGTCGCGGTGATCGGCATCCCGGACCCCCGCCTGGGCGAGGTCGGCAAGGCCTACGCGGTCCGCCGCTCCGGCTCCACCCTCACCGCGGACGACCTGATCGCCTGGTCCCGCCGCGAGATGGCCAACTACAAGGTCCCGCGCGCGGTCGAGTTCGTGACGGAACTCCCCCGCAACGCGAGCGGCAAGATCCTCAAGCGCGAACTGCGCACCGGCTGA
- a CDS encoding lipid-transfer protein, whose amino-acid sequence MAATLKDATAIVGIGQTAFAKQLPQSEKELACRAILAALADAGIEPSEVDAFSSYTMEETDEVEVAKAIGAGDVTFFSKIGYGGGGSCATVGHLASAVATGQATVGVAWRSRKRGSGPRPWKNTAVQLPTPGQWTRPFGLLRPADEIGMLARRYMHEYGATRDHLFNVAMACRNRANANPAAMMYERPLTREMYMTSRMISDPLCLFDNCLETDGALACVIVSAERARDCRQKPVYVHSVAQGLPAQHHGMVNYWNDDPLSGPAWTAARHLWKQADFGPQDVDVAQIYDAFTPLIPLSLEGYGFCGRGEGAAFTEGGALEMGGRLPINTGGGGLSEAYVHGFNLINEGVKQLRGVSTAQVPDAATCLVTAGEGVPTSAILLRS is encoded by the coding sequence ATGGCTGCAACGCTCAAGGACGCGACGGCGATAGTCGGCATCGGCCAGACCGCCTTCGCGAAACAACTGCCCCAGTCCGAGAAGGAACTCGCCTGCCGGGCCATCCTGGCGGCCCTCGCCGACGCCGGCATAGAGCCGTCCGAGGTCGACGCCTTCTCCTCGTACACCATGGAGGAGACCGACGAGGTCGAGGTCGCCAAGGCCATAGGCGCCGGCGACGTGACCTTCTTCTCCAAGATCGGCTACGGCGGCGGCGGTTCCTGCGCCACCGTCGGCCACCTCGCCTCCGCCGTCGCCACCGGCCAGGCCACCGTCGGCGTCGCCTGGCGCTCCCGCAAGCGCGGCTCGGGCCCCCGCCCCTGGAAGAACACCGCCGTCCAGCTGCCCACCCCCGGCCAGTGGACCAGACCCTTCGGCCTGCTGCGCCCCGCCGACGAGATCGGCATGCTGGCCCGCCGCTACATGCACGAGTACGGCGCCACCCGCGACCACCTCTTCAACGTCGCCATGGCCTGCCGCAACCGGGCCAACGCCAACCCGGCCGCGATGATGTACGAACGCCCGCTGACCCGTGAGATGTACATGACCTCCCGCATGATCAGCGACCCGCTCTGCCTCTTCGACAACTGCCTGGAGACCGACGGCGCGCTCGCCTGCGTGATCGTCTCCGCCGAGCGTGCCCGCGACTGCCGCCAGAAGCCCGTCTACGTGCACTCCGTAGCCCAGGGCCTGCCCGCCCAGCACCACGGCATGGTCAACTACTGGAACGACGACCCCCTGTCCGGGCCCGCCTGGACCGCCGCCCGCCACCTGTGGAAGCAGGCCGACTTCGGACCCCAGGACGTGGACGTCGCCCAGATCTACGACGCCTTCACCCCGCTGATCCCGCTCTCGCTGGAGGGCTACGGATTCTGCGGACGCGGCGAGGGGGCAGCCTTCACCGAGGGCGGCGCCCTGGAGATGGGCGGCCGGCTCCCCATCAACACCGGGGGCGGCGGCCTGTCCGAGGCCTACGTGCACGGCTTCAACCTGATCAACGAGGGCGTCAAACAGCTGCGCGGCGTCTCCACCGCCCAGGTGCCCGACGCCGCGACCTGCCTGGTGACGGCGGGCGAGGGAGTCCCGACGTCCGCGATCCTGCTGAGGAGCTGA
- a CDS encoding Zn-ribbon domain-containing OB-fold protein → MTTTSAAADALLLPVPDEDGAPFWEYAARGELRVQACTSCGRLRFPPRPCCPHCRSFDSEWRRMSGRGRIWSYVRPHPPLLPAYAAQAPYNVILVELADAPHIRLAGNLVTSADAPLDSVDPGRLRIGARVQVVFTETGGMAVPRWVLEKS, encoded by the coding sequence ATGACCACCACCTCCGCCGCGGCGGACGCGCTGCTGCTGCCCGTCCCCGACGAGGACGGCGCCCCCTTCTGGGAGTACGCCGCCCGGGGCGAGCTCCGCGTCCAGGCCTGCACCTCCTGCGGCCGGCTGCGCTTCCCGCCCCGCCCCTGCTGCCCGCACTGCCGGTCCTTCGACAGCGAGTGGCGCCGCATGAGCGGCCGCGGCCGCATCTGGTCGTACGTCCGGCCGCACCCGCCGCTGCTGCCGGCCTACGCCGCCCAGGCCCCGTACAACGTGATCCTCGTGGAGCTCGCCGACGCCCCGCACATCCGGCTCGCCGGGAACCTGGTGACCTCGGCCGACGCCCCGCTCGACTCGGTGGACCCAGGCCGGCTGCGCATCGGCGCCCGCGTCCAGGTGGTCTTCACCGAGACCGGCGGCATGGCCGTGCCCCGCTGGGTCCTGGAGAAGTCGTGA
- a CDS encoding enoyl-CoA hydratase/isomerase family protein: MTVRVERDKATGVAVVTLDREHRHNAVDLATAAELSAVWREFRFAEEVRAVVLTGAGSAAFCTGIDRGVDVPQPASPYSADDPLIAIGPKAGDLWKPVVAAVNGMACGGAFYLLGEAEFLIASDTATFFDPHTAYGMVSAYEAVYMAQRMPFGEAARMSLMGTAERLSARRAHEIGLVSELTAPDALLPAALRAAETLAGFPTEAVQGTVRALWSAKQAALQQALAQAPALIALGNLAPERQAELFASRRPGTEHRLR, from the coding sequence GTGACCGTGCGCGTGGAACGGGACAAGGCGACCGGGGTCGCGGTCGTCACCCTCGACCGGGAACACCGTCACAACGCCGTCGACCTGGCCACCGCGGCCGAACTGAGCGCGGTATGGCGGGAGTTCCGGTTCGCCGAGGAAGTGCGGGCGGTGGTGCTGACGGGCGCCGGCAGCGCCGCCTTCTGCACCGGCATCGACCGCGGCGTCGACGTTCCGCAGCCCGCCTCGCCCTACTCGGCCGACGACCCGCTGATCGCCATCGGCCCCAAGGCGGGCGACCTGTGGAAGCCGGTCGTCGCCGCCGTCAACGGCATGGCCTGCGGCGGGGCGTTCTACCTGCTGGGCGAGGCGGAGTTCCTGATCGCCTCCGACACCGCCACCTTCTTCGACCCGCACACCGCCTACGGGATGGTCAGCGCCTACGAGGCCGTCTACATGGCGCAGCGCATGCCCTTCGGCGAGGCGGCCCGGATGTCCCTCATGGGCACGGCCGAGCGGCTCTCCGCGCGCCGGGCCCACGAGATCGGGCTCGTCTCGGAACTGACCGCGCCGGACGCGCTGCTCCCGGCGGCCCTGCGGGCGGCGGAAACCCTGGCCGGCTTCCCGACAGAAGCCGTACAGGGCACCGTACGGGCCCTGTGGTCGGCGAAACAGGCCGCGCTCCAGCAGGCCCTGGCGCAGGCCCCGGCGCTGATCGCGCTGGGCAACCTGGCGCCGGAGCGGCAGGCGGAACTGTTCGCCTCGCGAAGGCCCGGTACGGAGCACAGGCTGCGCTGA
- a CDS encoding peptidylprolyl isomerase, whose amino-acid sequence MSNVYFDITINGAPAGRIVFALFDEVVPKTARNFRELCTGQNGYGYAGSGFHRVIPQFMLQGGDFTNHNGTGGKSIYGEKFEDENFQLKHDRPYLLSMANAGRNTNGSQFFITTVVTSWLDGKHVVFGEVVSGQELVDQIEALGSQSGAPKGKVEIAASGVVDAA is encoded by the coding sequence ATGAGCAACGTCTACTTCGACATCACCATCAACGGCGCCCCCGCCGGCCGCATCGTCTTCGCCCTCTTCGACGAGGTCGTCCCGAAGACGGCGCGCAACTTCCGCGAGCTGTGCACCGGCCAGAACGGCTACGGCTACGCCGGCTCGGGCTTCCACCGCGTCATCCCCCAGTTCATGCTGCAGGGCGGTGACTTCACCAACCACAACGGCACCGGTGGCAAGAGCATCTACGGCGAGAAGTTCGAGGACGAGAACTTCCAGCTGAAGCACGACCGCCCGTACCTGCTGTCGATGGCGAACGCCGGCCGCAACACCAACGGCTCGCAGTTCTTCATCACGACGGTCGTCACCTCGTGGCTCGACGGCAAGCACGTCGTCTTCGGCGAGGTCGTCTCGGGCCAGGAGCTCGTGGACCAGATCGAGGCCCTGGGCTCCCAGTCCGGTGCCCCCAAGGGCAAGGTCGAGATCGCGGCCTCCGGCGTCGTCGACGCCGCCTGA
- a CDS encoding serine/threonine-protein kinase, with product MVEQLTQHDPRRIGPFEVLGRLGAGGMGLVYLARSASGRRVAIKTVRTELAEDQLFRVRFTREVEAARAVSGFYTAAVVDADPRAAVPWLATAYVPAPSLEEIVNECGPMPAQAVRWLAAGIAEALQSIHGAGLVHRDLKPSNVLVVEDGPRVIDFGIASGVSNTRLTMTNVAVGTPAYMSPEQAKDSRSVKGASDVFSLGSTLVFAATGHPPYHGANPVETVFMLLREGPNLEGLPAELRPLIDSCMQMDATLRPTPADLQAQLAPHLFDGGDDSGTASAWLPARAVAMIEARRAGHRTPPAPVVPAPGPGSGGRGAASEAATHRRPRGVDSWVDPRTGQAVPQRPHHPPMSPVPSGEPVRLGGSPVPIGPGPRATAAAPAAHASSSAADSATGWIRPPGGSVATPSAVQPVPSPGPSPDSGRWRPWRFRMSNEVWGTPTVAGNLLYVTSFEVHALDVASGRRQFKTRDVAWSMAVADNRIHASDGPSLYALDAGDGSERWRLSTDAWVYALRAERGTVVTATRGGGVQGREASNGHKLWELTGAQSDFETAEAAPVLHDGTVYVWQDARLRALDARTGRESWSYPVGDAASCGNVPVRVTPAADGNVYVAAGTRVISVDRASGRVRWHFEAPAVFLAPPAFAPGAAVTGGGVYLVDYLGTVYALDAATGQDRWRIATEARQSSDPVVVANGNVHLGAGSALYTLDAVTGTPKWRFAAGGEITGLPAVADGRVHFGSADHCLYTLDAAGGQLRWKLATGGEITGAPVADAGVVYACSKDRCVYALDAAKGTGTRTSG from the coding sequence GTGGTGGAGCAGCTGACGCAGCACGACCCGAGACGGATCGGCCCCTTCGAGGTGCTGGGACGGCTCGGCGCCGGCGGCATGGGGCTGGTCTATCTCGCGCGGTCCGCTTCCGGACGGCGGGTCGCGATCAAGACGGTGCGCACCGAGCTCGCCGAGGACCAGCTCTTCCGCGTGCGCTTCACGCGCGAGGTGGAGGCCGCCCGCGCCGTGTCCGGCTTCTACACCGCGGCCGTGGTCGACGCCGACCCGCGTGCCGCCGTGCCGTGGCTGGCGACCGCGTACGTCCCGGCGCCCTCCCTGGAGGAGATCGTCAACGAGTGCGGGCCCATGCCCGCCCAGGCCGTACGGTGGCTCGCGGCCGGTATCGCCGAGGCCCTGCAGTCCATCCACGGCGCCGGCCTGGTCCACCGCGACCTGAAGCCGTCCAATGTGCTCGTCGTCGAGGACGGCCCGCGCGTGATCGACTTCGGTATCGCGAGCGGGGTCTCCAACACCCGCCTGACCATGACGAACGTCGCCGTCGGCACCCCCGCCTACATGTCGCCCGAGCAGGCGAAGGACTCGCGCAGCGTCAAGGGCGCGTCCGACGTCTTCTCGCTCGGCTCCACCCTCGTCTTCGCCGCCACCGGGCACCCGCCGTACCACGGGGCGAACCCGGTGGAGACGGTCTTCATGCTGCTGCGCGAGGGCCCGAACCTGGAGGGGCTGCCGGCCGAGCTGCGGCCGCTGATCGACTCCTGCATGCAGATGGACGCCACGCTCCGGCCCACCCCGGCCGACCTGCAGGCACAGCTCGCCCCGCACCTGTTCGACGGCGGTGACGACAGCGGGACCGCCTCCGCGTGGCTGCCGGCGCGGGCCGTCGCGATGATCGAGGCCCGGCGCGCGGGGCACCGTACGCCGCCCGCCCCCGTGGTGCCGGCGCCCGGCCCGGGCTCCGGGGGCCGGGGAGCGGCCTCCGAGGCCGCCACGCACCGCCGCCCGCGCGGGGTCGACTCCTGGGTGGACCCGCGGACCGGCCAGGCCGTCCCGCAGCGCCCGCACCACCCGCCGATGTCCCCGGTGCCCTCGGGCGAGCCCGTGCGACTGGGCGGCTCGCCCGTGCCGATCGGGCCCGGTCCCCGCGCGACCGCCGCGGCCCCGGCCGCGCACGCCTCGTCCTCCGCCGCGGATTCGGCGACCGGCTGGATCCGCCCGCCCGGCGGGTCGGTGGCCACCCCCTCCGCGGTGCAGCCCGTACCGAGCCCCGGGCCGTCCCCGGACAGCGGCCGCTGGCGACCGTGGCGCTTCCGCATGTCCAACGAGGTCTGGGGCACCCCGACCGTCGCCGGGAACCTGCTCTACGTGACCTCCTTCGAGGTCCACGCGCTGGACGTGGCGAGCGGCCGCCGCCAGTTCAAGACCCGCGACGTCGCCTGGTCGATGGCGGTCGCCGACAACCGGATCCATGCCTCCGACGGCCCCTCCCTGTACGCGCTCGACGCCGGCGACGGCTCCGAGCGCTGGCGGCTGTCCACCGACGCCTGGGTGTACGCGCTGCGCGCCGAGCGCGGCACGGTCGTCACCGCCACGCGCGGGGGCGGCGTACAGGGCCGTGAGGCCTCCAACGGCCACAAGCTGTGGGAGCTGACCGGCGCGCAGAGCGACTTCGAGACCGCGGAGGCGGCCCCCGTCCTGCACGACGGCACGGTGTACGTGTGGCAGGACGCGCGGCTGCGCGCGCTGGACGCCCGGACCGGCCGAGAGTCCTGGTCGTACCCGGTCGGTGACGCGGCCTCCTGCGGCAACGTGCCGGTCCGGGTCACCCCGGCGGCGGACGGGAACGTCTACGTGGCCGCCGGTACCCGGGTGATCTCGGTGGACCGGGCCTCGGGCCGGGTCCGCTGGCACTTCGAGGCCCCCGCGGTCTTCCTGGCGCCCCCGGCCTTCGCGCCGGGCGCGGCCGTCACGGGCGGCGGGGTCTACCTCGTCGACTACCTGGGCACCGTCTACGCCCTCGACGCGGCCACCGGCCAGGACCGCTGGCGGATCGCGACGGAGGCACGGCAGTCCTCGGACCCGGTGGTCGTCGCGAACGGCAACGTCCACCTGGGCGCGGGCAGCGCGCTGTACACGCTCGACGCGGTCACCGGCACTCCGAAGTGGCGGTTCGCGGCGGGCGGCGAGATCACCGGCCTCCCGGCGGTCGCGGACGGCCGCGTGCACTTCGGTTCGGCCGACCACTGCCTGTACACGCTGGACGCGGCGGGCGGCCAGCTGCGCTGGAAGCTGGCCACCGGCGGCGAGATCACGGGCGCCCCGGTGGCGGACGCCGGAGTGGTCTACGCATGCAGCAAGGACCGCTGCGTGTACGCCCTGGACGCGGCGAAGGGCACGGGCACCCGGACGAGCGGCTGA
- a CDS encoding VOC family protein, producing MAAFAEGAPCWVDASLPDIEAGKRFYGELFGWTFTEGAGAEYGHYTQAYSRGRNVAALAPKPDGRMPTVWGIYLYTTDAYACAQRIRAAGGQMVMDPMPVGPYGTAAMAADPGGAVFGLWQPGTHHGFDVQQEPYSYCWSEVYTRARDAVDVFYAKVFGYVPQDQDDAGVEYRIWSPPGRAPGTETAVLGRSLITDAFPEIMPAHFLAYFAVPDCDQSVATVQRLGGRVTADPFDTPYGRIAVVADNQGAVFGLLSEPRTKPDA from the coding sequence ATGGCCGCATTCGCGGAAGGCGCACCCTGCTGGGTGGACGCCTCGCTTCCGGACATCGAGGCGGGCAAGCGCTTCTACGGCGAGCTCTTCGGGTGGACCTTCACCGAAGGGGCGGGCGCCGAGTACGGCCACTACACCCAGGCCTACAGCCGCGGCCGCAACGTCGCCGCCCTCGCCCCCAAGCCCGACGGCCGCATGCCCACCGTCTGGGGGATCTACCTCTACACCACCGACGCGTACGCCTGCGCGCAGCGCATCCGCGCCGCCGGCGGCCAGATGGTCATGGACCCGATGCCGGTCGGCCCGTACGGCACCGCCGCGATGGCAGCCGACCCCGGCGGCGCCGTGTTCGGCCTGTGGCAGCCCGGCACCCACCACGGCTTCGACGTCCAGCAGGAGCCGTACTCGTACTGCTGGAGCGAGGTCTACACACGGGCCCGCGACGCCGTCGACGTCTTCTACGCCAAGGTCTTCGGCTACGTCCCCCAGGACCAGGACGACGCCGGGGTGGAGTACCGCATCTGGTCCCCGCCCGGCCGCGCGCCCGGCACGGAGACCGCCGTCCTGGGCCGCAGCCTGATCACCGACGCCTTCCCGGAGATCATGCCCGCGCACTTCCTCGCCTACTTCGCCGTCCCGGACTGCGATCAGTCGGTCGCCACGGTGCAGCGGCTCGGCGGCCGGGTCACCGCCGACCCCTTCGACACCCCCTACGGCCGGATCGCGGTCGTCGCCGACAATCAGGGGGCGGTCTTCGGACTGCTCTCGGAACCCCGGACGAAGCCTGACGCGTAG
- a CDS encoding TetR family transcriptional regulator: MTGQVRTVDGRVAGRRGQATRQKLLDCLSEMLSSSPYRDVKVIDVARKAGTSPATFYQYFPDVEGAVLEIAEQMASEGAQLTSLVEGRTWVGKSGWAAAEELVEGFLEFWRRNDAILRVVDLGAAEGDKRFYKIRMKILNSVTNSLTESMKELQAKGKVDKDVSPAAMAGSLVAMLAAVASHQKGFQAWGVKQAELRPNLALLVHLGITGKKPTK, translated from the coding sequence ATGACAGGACAAGTACGCACCGTCGACGGGCGTGTCGCCGGCCGGCGCGGCCAGGCGACGCGGCAGAAGCTGCTCGACTGCCTCAGCGAGATGCTCAGCTCCTCGCCGTACCGCGACGTCAAGGTGATCGACGTCGCCCGCAAGGCCGGTACCTCCCCCGCGACCTTCTACCAGTACTTCCCGGACGTCGAGGGCGCCGTCCTGGAGATCGCCGAACAAATGGCCAGCGAGGGCGCGCAGCTGACGTCGCTCGTCGAGGGCCGGACCTGGGTCGGCAAGTCCGGGTGGGCCGCCGCCGAGGAACTCGTCGAAGGCTTCCTCGAGTTCTGGCGCCGCAACGACGCGATCCTGCGGGTCGTCGACCTCGGCGCGGCCGAGGGCGACAAGCGCTTCTACAAGATCCGCATGAAGATCCTGAACTCGGTCACCAACTCCCTCACGGAATCGATGAAGGAGCTCCAGGCCAAGGGCAAGGTCGACAAGGACGTGAGCCCCGCGGCGATGGCCGGTTCGCTGGTCGCGATGCTGGCCGCGGTCGCCTCGCACCAGAAGGGCTTCCAGGCCTGGGGCGTCAAGCAGGCCGAGCTCAGGCCGAACCTGGCGCTGCTCGTCCACCTCGGCATCACGGGCAAGAAGCCGACGAAGTAG
- a CDS encoding nitroreductase family deazaflavin-dependent oxidoreductase: MAPGVKLMQKVSSTMLFAKIAPHFIPAMDKAVHRLTRGRVILSAQMLPGVILTAKGARTGEPRTTPLACMPEDGGTTWILIGSNFGRPGHPAWTGNLLKHPDADVSWQGRDIPVRARLLAGEERAEAWQAVLRFWPPYATYQARIEREIRLFRLERR; encoded by the coding sequence ATGGCTCCCGGCGTCAAGCTGATGCAGAAGGTCTCCTCGACCATGCTCTTCGCCAAGATCGCGCCGCACTTCATCCCCGCCATGGACAAGGCGGTGCACAGGCTGACCCGCGGCAGGGTCATCCTCAGCGCCCAGATGCTGCCGGGCGTGATCCTCACGGCCAAGGGTGCCAGGACCGGGGAACCGCGCACGACCCCGCTCGCCTGCATGCCGGAGGACGGCGGCACGACGTGGATCCTGATCGGCTCCAACTTCGGCCGGCCCGGGCACCCGGCGTGGACCGGAAACCTGCTCAAGCACCCGGACGCGGACGTGAGTTGGCAAGGCCGGGACATCCCCGTCCGGGCCCGGCTGCTGGCGGGTGAGGAACGCGCGGAGGCGTGGCAGGCGGTGCTGAGGTTCTGGCCGCCGTACGCGACGTACCAGGCGCGCATCGAGCGCGAGATCCGGCTGTTCCGCCTGGAGCGTCGCTGA